One Centropristis striata isolate RG_2023a ecotype Rhode Island chromosome 22, C.striata_1.0, whole genome shotgun sequence genomic window carries:
- the fbxo18 gene encoding F-box DNA helicase 1 isoform X2, which yields MEMSAKGKAKRMHLNAAECDELGQSAAGTSSLTQPNAVNHAQGNHNPNRGFYPRTPTKRRKCASASVSPFKQKGINNFFSVTGVLSSSPHKSSSKPCSSKHTNGLNGELFPEEREEEDDDDYSLLAVPLAAEPIAEEEEDEVDDETLLAAEMASQPETKKEEAVDYLEGMTAEMFWDDDEFDSDFQNEEEEVEALPDAHYGLLGSGKVLLQPQGCMEDLPEEVLRQVLCLVPAPDLYRNVRLVCHHWRNIVQDPKFVPFKKQYFCYMMREKETMLEICSILKNGSITDPPSSQNSIRHLVLLMAQHRFGERVRPEDVLQCVKKHRLFPHAEASIRLRIPDIQKCFNLGIEGPNPYAVMAVILILGENVGDVQTLVSLLTSCLSHTAITEYLSHMAMMLLAIKRNNIKISNRSYYNIYYVLHLMENGPFSVGSGQSKQPQIHLTREQQQILSHDIQPDHVVKIVAFAGTGKTTTLVKYAEQRPHLRFLYVAFNKSVASEARRRFPSNVACKTIHSLAFNDVGRKYHNHQKLTLNMKPFSISFVLPKGRGAFSKAKVVTTTLNAFMASTDETIRARHVPCYIKNRDGQRQDIPEGEIALFVQDAKEIWNKMKELSKTKIDAFRMTHDGYLKLWQLQVPKPCLSDKYDVLFIDEAQDCTPAIMDVLLSQRCGKILVGDPHQQIYTFKGAVNSLNIVHHTHIYYLTQSFRFGAEIAYVGATILQVCKGVEKILVGGKQKGGVCDEDADKIGEALNTGVSLGQGKTAILARCNITVFSEAVRLTDSNPQCQIHLIGGLPGIGLDRIMDIWNLMKGKKYIKDPMLRSFAKRNEGCGFFALKRYVQQTEDLELDGKVNIVEKYGNRIPELVSRLERCFVEDFNAADFILGTVHKAKDEVPADEWNLLYVAVTRAKTSLIITKTVRRILTMAGEYFLKSEMPVGNPLPCCVTDCPNCTTPGSAFIMCKQQMKCSDGVSHGGPLCERCVWTRIGPTAFLMTDDVISMAEIPRRLGQQFHHVIIRGVI from the exons ATGGAAATGTCAGCAAAAG GAAAGGCCAAAAGGATGCACCTGAATGCAGCGGAGTGTGATGAGCTGGGACAAAGTGCAGCTGGCACGAGTTCTCTCACCCAGCCCAACGCCGTCAACCACGCGCAGGGCAATCACAACCCCAACCGGGGGTTTTACCCCAGGACACCCACCAAGCGGCGGAAGTGTG CATCTGCATCGGTAAGTCCTTTCAAACAAAAAGGCATCAACAACTTCTTCTCTGTGACTGGAGTCCTCAGTTCCAGTCCGCACAAATCCTCCTCCAAGCCCTGCTCTTCCAAACATACAAATGGGCTAAACGGAGAGCTCTTTCCTGAAGaacgagaggaggaggatgacgaTGATTATAGCCTATTAGCAGTCCCATTGGCTGCAGAACCTATagccgaggaggaggaagacgaggtTGATGATGAGACCCTGTTAGCTGCCGAGATGGCATCACAGCCTGAGACAAAGAAGGAGGAAGCGGTGGATTATCTGGAGGGAATGACGGCAGAGATGTTTTGGGATGATGATGAGTTTGACAGTGACTTtcagaatgaggaagaggaggtggaggcccTCCCTGACGCCCACTATGGTCTCCTGGGCAGCGGCAAGGTCCTGCTGCAGCCCCAGGGCTGCATGGAGGACCTGCCAGAGGAGGTGCTGAGGCAAGTTCTGTGCCTCGTCCCCGCCCCGGACCTCTACCGCAACGTCCGCCTCGTCTGCCATCACTGGAGGAACATCGTCCAGGACCCCAAG TTTGTCCCCTTCAAGAAACAATATTTCTGCTACATGATGAGAGAAAAGGAAACTATGCTGGAGATCTGCTCCATCCTGAAAAACGGCAGCATAACGGATCCACCTTCATCACAGAACAGCATACGGCACCTTGTACT tttGATGGCCCAGCATAGGTTTGGAGAGCGGGTGAGGCCGGAGGACGTTCTGCAGTGTGTTAAGAAACATCGTCTTTTCCCTCATGCTGAGGCCTCCATCAGATTACGGATTCCTGATATTCAGAAGTGCTTTAACCTTGGTATTGAG GGTCCCAACCCGTACGCCGTCATGGCCGTCATACTGATCCTGGGTGAGAATGTAGGTGACGTGCAGACCTTAGTGTCTCTGCTCACCAGCTGCTTGTCGCACACTGCTATCACGGAGTACCTCAGCCACATGGCCATGATGTTGCTCgccataaaaagaaacaacatcaAGATCAGTAACAG GTCGTATTACAACATCTACTACGTGCTTCACCTGATGGAGAATGGTCCTTTTTCTGTCGGCTCCGGTCAGAGCAA GCAGCCTCAGATTCATCTCACACGTGAACAGCAGCAGATCCTCAGCCATGACATCCAGCCGGATCATGTTGTCAAGATTGTGGCCTTTGCAG GTACAGGGAAGACGACCACGTTGGTGAAGTACGCTGAGCAGCGGCCACACCTGCGCTTCCTGTACGTGGCCTTCAACAAGTCGGTGGCCAGTGAAGCGCGGCGGCGTTTCCCCAGCAACGTGGCCTGCAAGACTATCCACTCGTTGGCCTTCAATGACGTTGGGAGGAA ATATCATAATCACCAGAAGCTGACCCTCAACATGAAGCCATTCTCCATCAGCTTTGTTCTGCCTAAGGGCCGTGGCGCCTTTAGCAAGGCCAAAGTGGTCACCACAACTCTCAACGCCTTCATGGCTTCAACGGATGAGACCATCAGGGCCAGGCATGTCCCCTGCTACATTAAAAACAGGGATGGCCAGAGGCAAGATATACCCGAGGGTGAAATAGCG TTGTTTGTGCAGGACGCGAAGGAGATCTGGAACAAAATGAAAGAACTCAGTAAGACCAAAATAGACGCCTTCCGCATGACTCATGATG GTTATCTGAAGTTATGGCAGCTCCAAGTCCCGAAGCCATGCCTGTCTGACAAATACGATGTCCTTTTCATCGACGAGGCTCAAGACTGCACTCCAG cCATCATGGATGTGCTTCTGTCTCAGAGATGCGGGAAAATCCTGGTTGGAGATCCCCACCAGCAGATCTACACCTTCAAAGGAGCCGTCAACTCCTTGAACATtgtccaccacacacacatctactACTTGACACAG AGCTTCCGGTTCGGTGCAGAGATCGCCTACGTGGGCGCCACCATCCTTCAAGTTTGTAAAGGAGTGGAGAAGATTCTAGTAGGAGGAAAGCAAAAAG GCGGTGTGTGTGACGAGGACGCAGACAAGATTGGAGAGGCTTTGAACACGGGGGTCAGTCTTGGCCAGGGGAAGACGGCCATCTTGGCTAGATGCAATATCACTGTGTTCAGCGAAGCCGTCCGGCTCACCGATTCCAACCCGCAGTGCCAGATCCACCTCATCGGA GGCCTCCCAGGTATCGGCCTGGATAGGATCATGGACATCTGGAACCTcatgaaagggaaaaaat ACATCAAGGATCCGATGCTTCGCTCCTTTGCCAAAAGAAATGAAGGTTGTGGCTTCTTTGCTCTAAAGAGGTACGTCCAACAGACTGAGGATCTGGAACTGGACGGCAAAGTCAACATTGTCGAAAAGTACGGAAATCGCATCCCTGAACTGGTCAGCCGCCTGGAAAGGTGCTTTGTAGAGGACTTCAACGCAGCAG ATTTCATACTGGGGACGGTCCACAAGGCGAAAG ATGAAGTTCCTGCCGATGAGTGGAACCTGCTGTACGTGGCGGTGACCCGTGCCAAGACCTCACTGATCATCACTAAGACCGTCCGCCGAATCCTCACAATGGCTGGG GAATACTTCCTGAAGTCGGAGATGCCGGTGGGCAACCCCCTCCCCTGCTGTGTCACAGACTGTCCCAACTGCACCACACCCGGCTCAGCATTCATCATGTGCAAACAACAGATGAAATGT TCTGATGGTGTGTCCCACGGCGGCCCGTTGTGTGAGAGGTGTGTGTGGACTCGCATCGGGCCAACTGCCTTCCTCATGACCGACGACGTGATCTCAATGGCTGAAATACCAAGAAGACTCGGCCAGCAGTTCCACCACGTGATAATTCGAGGCGTTATTTAG
- the fbxo18 gene encoding F-box DNA helicase 1 isoform X1 — translation MEMSAKGKAKRMHLNAAECDELGQSAAGTSSLTQPNAVNHAQGNHNPNRGFYPRTPTKRRKCASASVSPFKQKGINNFFSVTGVLSSSPHKSSSKPCSSKHTNGLNGELFPEEREEEDDDDYSLLAVPLAAEPIAEEEEDEVDDETLLAAEMASQPETKKEEAVDYLEGMTAEMFWDDDEFDSDFQNEEEEVEALPDAHYGLLGSGKVLLQPQGCMEDLPEEVLRQVLCLVPAPDLYRNVRLVCHHWRNIVQDPKFVPFKKQYFCYMMREKETMLEICSILKNGSITDPPSSQNSIRHLVLLMAQHRFGERVRPEDVLQCVKKHRLFPHAEASIRLRIPDIQKCFNLGIEGPNPYAVMAVILILGENVGDVQTLVSLLTSCLSHTAITEYLSHMAMMLLAIKRNNIKISNRSYYNIYYVLHLMENGPFSVGSGQSKQPQIHLTREQQQILSHDIQPDHVVKIVAFAGTGKTTTLVKYAEQRPHLRFLYVAFNKSVASEARRRFPSNVACKTIHSLAFNDVGRKYHNHQKLTLNMKPFSISFVLPKGRGAFSKAKVVTTTLNAFMASTDETIRARHVPCYIKNRDGQRQDIPEGEIALFVQDAKEIWNKMKELSKTKIDAFRMTHDGYLKLWQLQVPKPCLSDKYDVLFIDEAQDCTPAIMDVLLSQRCGKILVGDPHQQIYTFKGAVNSLNIVHHTHIYYLTQSFRFGAEIAYVGATILQVCKGVEKILVGGKQKGGVCDEDADKIGEALNTGVSLGQGKTAILARCNITVFSEAVRLTDSNPQCQIHLIGGLPGIGLDRIMDIWNLMKGKKYIKDPMLRSFAKRNEGCGFFALKRYVQQTEDLELDGKVNIVEKYGNRIPELVSRLERCFVEDFNAADFILGTVHKAKGLEFDTVMVTDDFTKVPSSMHNLHYHSNFSFYEVPADEWNLLYVAVTRAKTSLIITKTVRRILTMAGEYFLKSEMPVGNPLPCCVTDCPNCTTPGSAFIMCKQQMKCSDGVSHGGPLCERCVWTRIGPTAFLMTDDVISMAEIPRRLGQQFHHVIIRGVI, via the exons ATGGAAATGTCAGCAAAAG GAAAGGCCAAAAGGATGCACCTGAATGCAGCGGAGTGTGATGAGCTGGGACAAAGTGCAGCTGGCACGAGTTCTCTCACCCAGCCCAACGCCGTCAACCACGCGCAGGGCAATCACAACCCCAACCGGGGGTTTTACCCCAGGACACCCACCAAGCGGCGGAAGTGTG CATCTGCATCGGTAAGTCCTTTCAAACAAAAAGGCATCAACAACTTCTTCTCTGTGACTGGAGTCCTCAGTTCCAGTCCGCACAAATCCTCCTCCAAGCCCTGCTCTTCCAAACATACAAATGGGCTAAACGGAGAGCTCTTTCCTGAAGaacgagaggaggaggatgacgaTGATTATAGCCTATTAGCAGTCCCATTGGCTGCAGAACCTATagccgaggaggaggaagacgaggtTGATGATGAGACCCTGTTAGCTGCCGAGATGGCATCACAGCCTGAGACAAAGAAGGAGGAAGCGGTGGATTATCTGGAGGGAATGACGGCAGAGATGTTTTGGGATGATGATGAGTTTGACAGTGACTTtcagaatgaggaagaggaggtggaggcccTCCCTGACGCCCACTATGGTCTCCTGGGCAGCGGCAAGGTCCTGCTGCAGCCCCAGGGCTGCATGGAGGACCTGCCAGAGGAGGTGCTGAGGCAAGTTCTGTGCCTCGTCCCCGCCCCGGACCTCTACCGCAACGTCCGCCTCGTCTGCCATCACTGGAGGAACATCGTCCAGGACCCCAAG TTTGTCCCCTTCAAGAAACAATATTTCTGCTACATGATGAGAGAAAAGGAAACTATGCTGGAGATCTGCTCCATCCTGAAAAACGGCAGCATAACGGATCCACCTTCATCACAGAACAGCATACGGCACCTTGTACT tttGATGGCCCAGCATAGGTTTGGAGAGCGGGTGAGGCCGGAGGACGTTCTGCAGTGTGTTAAGAAACATCGTCTTTTCCCTCATGCTGAGGCCTCCATCAGATTACGGATTCCTGATATTCAGAAGTGCTTTAACCTTGGTATTGAG GGTCCCAACCCGTACGCCGTCATGGCCGTCATACTGATCCTGGGTGAGAATGTAGGTGACGTGCAGACCTTAGTGTCTCTGCTCACCAGCTGCTTGTCGCACACTGCTATCACGGAGTACCTCAGCCACATGGCCATGATGTTGCTCgccataaaaagaaacaacatcaAGATCAGTAACAG GTCGTATTACAACATCTACTACGTGCTTCACCTGATGGAGAATGGTCCTTTTTCTGTCGGCTCCGGTCAGAGCAA GCAGCCTCAGATTCATCTCACACGTGAACAGCAGCAGATCCTCAGCCATGACATCCAGCCGGATCATGTTGTCAAGATTGTGGCCTTTGCAG GTACAGGGAAGACGACCACGTTGGTGAAGTACGCTGAGCAGCGGCCACACCTGCGCTTCCTGTACGTGGCCTTCAACAAGTCGGTGGCCAGTGAAGCGCGGCGGCGTTTCCCCAGCAACGTGGCCTGCAAGACTATCCACTCGTTGGCCTTCAATGACGTTGGGAGGAA ATATCATAATCACCAGAAGCTGACCCTCAACATGAAGCCATTCTCCATCAGCTTTGTTCTGCCTAAGGGCCGTGGCGCCTTTAGCAAGGCCAAAGTGGTCACCACAACTCTCAACGCCTTCATGGCTTCAACGGATGAGACCATCAGGGCCAGGCATGTCCCCTGCTACATTAAAAACAGGGATGGCCAGAGGCAAGATATACCCGAGGGTGAAATAGCG TTGTTTGTGCAGGACGCGAAGGAGATCTGGAACAAAATGAAAGAACTCAGTAAGACCAAAATAGACGCCTTCCGCATGACTCATGATG GTTATCTGAAGTTATGGCAGCTCCAAGTCCCGAAGCCATGCCTGTCTGACAAATACGATGTCCTTTTCATCGACGAGGCTCAAGACTGCACTCCAG cCATCATGGATGTGCTTCTGTCTCAGAGATGCGGGAAAATCCTGGTTGGAGATCCCCACCAGCAGATCTACACCTTCAAAGGAGCCGTCAACTCCTTGAACATtgtccaccacacacacatctactACTTGACACAG AGCTTCCGGTTCGGTGCAGAGATCGCCTACGTGGGCGCCACCATCCTTCAAGTTTGTAAAGGAGTGGAGAAGATTCTAGTAGGAGGAAAGCAAAAAG GCGGTGTGTGTGACGAGGACGCAGACAAGATTGGAGAGGCTTTGAACACGGGGGTCAGTCTTGGCCAGGGGAAGACGGCCATCTTGGCTAGATGCAATATCACTGTGTTCAGCGAAGCCGTCCGGCTCACCGATTCCAACCCGCAGTGCCAGATCCACCTCATCGGA GGCCTCCCAGGTATCGGCCTGGATAGGATCATGGACATCTGGAACCTcatgaaagggaaaaaat ACATCAAGGATCCGATGCTTCGCTCCTTTGCCAAAAGAAATGAAGGTTGTGGCTTCTTTGCTCTAAAGAGGTACGTCCAACAGACTGAGGATCTGGAACTGGACGGCAAAGTCAACATTGTCGAAAAGTACGGAAATCGCATCCCTGAACTGGTCAGCCGCCTGGAAAGGTGCTTTGTAGAGGACTTCAACGCAGCAG ATTTCATACTGGGGACGGTCCACAAGGCGAAAGGTCTGGAGTTTGACACAGTGATGGTCACCGATGACTTTACCAAAGTTCCCTCTTCAATGCACAACCTGCACTACCATTCCAACTTCTCCTTCT ATGAAGTTCCTGCCGATGAGTGGAACCTGCTGTACGTGGCGGTGACCCGTGCCAAGACCTCACTGATCATCACTAAGACCGTCCGCCGAATCCTCACAATGGCTGGG GAATACTTCCTGAAGTCGGAGATGCCGGTGGGCAACCCCCTCCCCTGCTGTGTCACAGACTGTCCCAACTGCACCACACCCGGCTCAGCATTCATCATGTGCAAACAACAGATGAAATGT TCTGATGGTGTGTCCCACGGCGGCCCGTTGTGTGAGAGGTGTGTGTGGACTCGCATCGGGCCAACTGCCTTCCTCATGACCGACGACGTGATCTCAATGGCTGAAATACCAAGAAGACTCGGCCAGCAGTTCCACCACGTGATAATTCGAGGCGTTATTTAG